The Blastocatellia bacterium nucleotide sequence CTAACCTTCACATCTATCGGGTGAGTGCGCAGGTCCGAGTCGTCGAGCAGCTTCGTCGTGACGTCAACTTCAACGGTGATGCCCGAAGTCGAAGACGTCGAAGGCGCGGCTGCCGACGATGGCGTCGGCGAAGATGCGGGCGCCGGGACGGTGACAGTTGTCGGTGATGCCGGAGGCGGCATGACGACGACCGGCGGCGCGGGCTGCGCCGGGGCCGGCATCTGCGGCTGCGCGGCGGCGCGCTGCGCGGCATCGGCGCGTGCCCGTTCAATCTCAAGCTGCGCGTCTTGATTGCGCTGCTGATTGTTCATGATTAAAAGCGTGATGAGCACAGCCACCGCAATTCCGGCGATGACCAGAGCGGCAATCGCTCCGCCCGACAAGCCGCGCCGCTCATAGACGACGGGCGGATAATCCTCTTCCACCACCGTGCGGCGCTCTACAGGAACGTCCTCGACCACCGTATGCGTTTCGCGTATTTGTGCCATAATCGTTCATCCTCCGATCAATTTATGAGTAAGCCTGCGAAGACGGCGAATCTTCTATTGCCGCGCCCGGTGATGCGCCGGCGAGCGTATGGAAATGCGCCGGCTCGGGGGCAAAAAGCTCACTCAGCTCATGCTAAGGCAATGCGTGTGCCTGAGCCTTCATGGCCACGGCGAGTTGGCGAAATTCGACGGCGCTGCGGCCAGAGACTTCTTGAAGGCCGCCGAGCCAGATGTTATAGTGAGCGTGTCTTCATCAAGTTGCACAGAGATGTAGAGCTACACTGTTTACCAGGAGGCGATTATGGCCGAAAACGAGGGCTCAGCAGCATCTGAGAAGTTGACATTTCTATTGATCGGCGCCGGCATCGGCGCAACCCTGGCGCTGCTGTTTGCGCCCAAGAGCGGGCGCGAACTGCGCGGCGACATCGCCGATTACACGCGGCGCGGGGTTGATGCGGCGGGCGAAGGCGCGCGGCAGATCGGCACGCGGGCGTCAGAGCTTTACGACAGCACCAGCGAGCGCGTCCAGACCGCTTACGGCTCGGCGCGCGAGCGCGCGGCGGGGGCTTACGGTGTGGCCCGCGAGCGCGTGTCGCAGAGCGCTGAAGCCGTCGCCGACGTCGCTTCGCGGCAGAAGGATCAGATTCAGGCGGCCATCGAGGCGGGCAAGCAAGCCTACCGCGAAGAGAAGCGCAAGGCCGGCGAGTTTGCTGGCGCTGCCGCCGAACCCGAAGCGTAACGCAGACAACTGGCGGCGTGGCGACAGCGCCCCTTGCTCGTTGCCGCGCCGCTTTGATATTTGCCGACTGGCCTCGCGGAGTTGCAGGGACGCGGGATTATACGAGCCGGGCTTGCGCCGGCTGCGCCATCTCTATTGCGCAACTTGCTCTCGGGCAAGGAGGGCTTGTGGATCAGCGAACCTTCTACATCGTCGTCACGGTTGCCACGGCGGTCATCACTTTGAGCTTCCTCATTCAGATGGCCATGATGATCGGCATCGCGCGCGCCGTGAAGCGATTGACGGGCATCGCCGAAGCGATGCAGAAGAAGGTCGAGCCGCTGATTGTCAAAACCGAGCCCATCATCGCTAAGGTCGAGCCGCTCGTCGATCAGGTGCAAGGGACCATCAGCAACGTGCGCGTGGCGGTTGACCGAATCACCGCGCAGGCGCAAGAGACCTTTGACAAAGTGACGGTCGAAACGCGCGCCATCGCCGCCGCGGTTTCGACATCGTCGCGCGAGATCGCCGGGCTGGCGCAGCGCCAGGCCGAACAGGTCAGCAGCACCGTCGAGATGGCGACGACGACCCTGCAAAGACAGATCGTTGAAATTGACGGCTTGCTGACGCGCACGCAGGATCGCATCGAAGATACGACCACCGAAGTGCAGACCGGCGTGCTACAACCCATGCGCGAGCTGTCGGCGTTGCTGGTCGGCTTGCGGCGAACCATCGAGATGCTGTTCGGGCGCGGGCGCAAATCGATAGATCAGGCATATCAGGACGAAGAGATGTTTATTGGATAAACAACGGGTTGCCGGCGCGACACCAAAGCGGCCTTCAGAGCCGTTTGCGTGTCGTCCAAGGCTTAAAGGCTGGTGACTCTATTCAAGCGGCACCTGGGTTCCTCTTCGCAGGAGTCAGGTGCTTTCATATTTTGGATTTTGGATTTTCGATTTTGGATTCAGGGAGCGCAGTGCTTTGGCTAATCCGGCACATCGCGCATCCCTCTCTGGTAATCCAAAATCCAAAATCCAAAATCCAAAATCGAGAGCGTTATGTCAACCGAAACACCGTTCGATTTGAAAGCGACCGTGAATCTGCCGAAGACCGGCTTCGCGCAGAAGGCCAACCTCACCCAGCGCGAGCCCGAGCGCCTGGCGCGCTGGCAGCAGATGGGGCTCTATCAATCGCTTTGCCAGGCGCGACAGGGGCGACCGATGTTCGTGCTACACGATGGCCCGCCCTATGCCAACTCCGATATTCACATCGGCACGGCGATGAACAAGATTTTGAAAGACATCGTGGTGAAGTCGCACTCGATGCTCGGCTTTGACGCGCCGTACGTGCCGGGCTACGACTGCCACGGGCTGCCGATTGAAACCTACGTTGACAAGAAGCTCGGCGCCAAGAAATCGCAGATGGACCCGCTGACCATCCGCCGCGCCTGTCGCGAGCATGCCGCTGAAGCCTTGAAGCGGCAGACGCGCGACTTCCAGCGGCTCGGCATCCTCGGCGAATGGGACGATCCGTACCTGACGATGTCGAACGCCTACGAGGCCGAAACGGCGCGGCTGTTCGGGCGTTTCGTCGAGCGTGGTTTCGTTTACAAAGGCGGGCGGCCCGTCTACTGGTGCATCCATGACCAGACGGCGCTTGCCGAAGCCGAGGTCGAATACAAGGAACACACCTCGCCGTCGATCTACGTCAAGTTTCCGCTGCCCGCCGACCAGGTGCGCGAGCTTGAACAGCGGATTACGGCGGGCGGTTCGCAATCGGCAATCGGCAATCGGCAATCGGCAATCGAAAAGCCGGTCTTTGTGCTGATCTGGACGACGACGCCGTGGACGCTGCCGGCCAATATCGGCATCAGCGTCAACCCGAACTTCGATTACGCGGCGGTTGACGTGGGCAGTGAAGTCTACATTGTCGCCAGCGAGCTGGTCGCGGCGGTGGCCGAAAAGTGCGGCCTGAACGAGCCGAAGGTCGTCGCCGAATTTTCCGGCGCGCTGCTCGACCGCCTGCAAGCGCGCCATGCGTGGCTTGACCGGCCTTCGATCCTGATGGTCGGCGAGCACGTCACGCTCGGCGGCGAGGCCGACGCTGAAACCGAATTGGATGTCGCCGAGGCGCAGAAGAAAGGCACGGGCAAAGCCGGCACCGGCTGTGTGCATACCGCGCCCGGTCATGGCCACGACGACTTCGTCATCGGCCAGCAATACCGGCAGCAGCTTCAGCCGATCTATGCGGCGCTCGGCGTTGCCGAAACCGAAGTCTATTGCCCTGTGGATAACGCCGGTCGCTTCACGTCGGAAGTCGAGCACTTCGCCGGTCTGAAAGTCTTTGAGGCGAACCGCCGGATTGTTGATTTTCTGCGCGAGTCGGGGGCGCTGGTCTTCACCGAAGATTACGCGCACCGTTACCCGCATTGCTGGCGCTGCCACCGCCCGGTGATCTTTCGCGCTACGCCGCAGTGGTTCATCTCGATGGATCGCCAGGACGGCGAAGGTCAGAGCCTGCGCGAAGGCGCGGTGCGCGAAGTCGGCAACGTCCGCTGGCTGCCGGGCTGGGGCGCCGACCGCATGCGCAATATGTTTCTCAGGCGGCCCGACTGGTGCGTGTCGCGCCAGCGCGTCTGGGGCGTGCCGATCCCTGCGTTCTACTGCAATGGCTGTCACGAAACGATTGCCGACGCGCAGTTGATCGATCACGTCGCCGACCTCTTTGACAAAGAATCTGCCGACGCATGGTACGCCCGCGAAGCCAAAGACTTGCTGCCTGAAGGCTTCTTGTGTCCGAAGTGCAATGGCGGCGATTTTGCCAAAGAGAATGACATTCTCGATGTCTGGTTCGACAGCGGCTCGTCGTCGCTTGCGGTGCTAGAGATCGAGCGACGGCTGCCGTGGCCCGCCGATGTTTATCTGGAAGGCCCCGACCAGTATCGCGGCTGGTTCAACTCGTCGCTGATGGTGGCGCTGGCGGCGCACAATCGCGCGCCTTACAAGACGGTCAT carries:
- a CDS encoding BON domain-containing protein; this translates as MAQIRETHTVVEDVPVERRTVVEEDYPPVVYERRGLSGGAIAALVIAGIAVAVLITLLIMNNQQRNQDAQLEIERARADAAQRAAAQPQMPAPAQPAPPVVVMPPPASPTTVTVPAPASSPTPSSAAAPSTSSTSGITVEVDVTTKLLDDSDLRTHPIDVKVSNGTATLSGELPSEELKSRAERIASSVKGVRRVVNKITVKAE
- the ileS gene encoding isoleucine--tRNA ligase gives rise to the protein MSTETPFDLKATVNLPKTGFAQKANLTQREPERLARWQQMGLYQSLCQARQGRPMFVLHDGPPYANSDIHIGTAMNKILKDIVVKSHSMLGFDAPYVPGYDCHGLPIETYVDKKLGAKKSQMDPLTIRRACREHAAEALKRQTRDFQRLGILGEWDDPYLTMSNAYEAETARLFGRFVERGFVYKGGRPVYWCIHDQTALAEAEVEYKEHTSPSIYVKFPLPADQVRELEQRITAGGSQSAIGNRQSAIEKPVFVLIWTTTPWTLPANIGISVNPNFDYAAVDVGSEVYIVASELVAAVAEKCGLNEPKVVAEFSGALLDRLQARHAWLDRPSILMVGEHVTLGGEADAETELDVAEAQKKGTGKAGTGCVHTAPGHGHDDFVIGQQYRQQLQPIYAALGVAETEVYCPVDNAGRFTSEVEHFAGLKVFEANRRIVDFLRESGALVFTEDYAHRYPHCWRCHRPVIFRATPQWFISMDRQDGEGQSLREGAVREVGNVRWLPGWGADRMRNMFLRRPDWCVSRQRVWGVPIPAFYCNGCHETIADAQLIDHVADLFDKESADAWYAREAKDLLPEGFLCPKCNGGDFAKENDILDVWFDSGSSSLAVLEIERRLPWPADVYLEGPDQYRGWFNSSLMVALAAHNRAPYKTVITHGWTVDGEGKAMHKSAGNAISPNEVIDRSGAEILRLWVASSDYQEDVRLSDEILKRLVDAYRKLRNTARYALGNLSDFDPGRDAVAESEMREIDRWALAATREVARKVIDAYQRFEYTTVYHTLYNYATVTLSAVYIDILKDRLYTFAPRSAGRRSAQTALYQIVDAFARLLAPVLVFTADEIWESLPGEREASVHLAEFADAEARDGDAELLARWGKLFEVRSAAQKALEEQRNAKVIGASLEAHVTVRATGETLAQLAAYEDQLADIFIVSGVTLEASAGGDLEVTVTHADGAKCERCWHWGDTVGADARFPTIDARCVRQLEEGWL
- a CDS encoding YtxH domain-containing protein codes for the protein MAENEGSAASEKLTFLLIGAGIGATLALLFAPKSGRELRGDIADYTRRGVDAAGEGARQIGTRASELYDSTSERVQTAYGSARERAAGAYGVARERVSQSAEAVADVASRQKDQIQAAIEAGKQAYREEKRKAGEFAGAAAEPEA